The following coding sequences lie in one Arachis stenosperma cultivar V10309 chromosome 5, arast.V10309.gnm1.PFL2, whole genome shotgun sequence genomic window:
- the LOC130979655 gene encoding pentatricopeptide repeat-containing protein At1g62930, chloroplastic-like encodes MLFNSQILFPTPLHSALRLYFRSTSSLHSPSQSQSLDEAVDSFTRMLSMRRPPSIIQFTKILGSLAKTNHFPTAISLFQQLQARGIAPNLFTLNILINCCCGMSRMTLAFSAFAKIFRMGFQPDAVTLTTILKGLCLSGNVQKALHFHATALAYGFHFDQVTYGTLINGLCKNGHTSAAIQVLRKIPRHGIVPNVVMYSAIIDSLCKVALVSDAFHLYSEMLAKGISPNVITYNTLIYGLCLAGQLKEAILLLNDMILINITPDVYTYSTLIDGLCKEGKIKDAKNVLGLMTKHGVKPNVVTYNSLMDGHCLVNEVNKAKFVFNTMAQSRVSLNVRSYSIMINGLCKSKMVDEALNLFEEMRHKYLVPNTVTYNTLIDGLSKSKRISCALELLVEMHERGQPINVVTYSSLLDGMFNIKRVDKAFMLFEQMKESGIDPDIYTYSILIDGLCKSGRLQNAKEIFQDLFIKGCRPNVRTYTIMINGLCKEGLLHEALALMTKMEDNGCLPDAVTSETIIRALFENVIPEA; translated from the exons ATGCTTTTCAATTCCCAAATTCTGTTCCCCACTCCGCTCCACTCCGCTCTCCGTCTTTATTTCCGTTCAACTTCATCCCTACACTCTCCCTCTCAGTCCCAATCACTTGATGAAGCTGTTGATTCCTTTACTCGCATGCTCTCTATGCGTCGTCCTCCATCCATCATCCAATTCACCAAGATTTTGGGATCTCTTGCCAAGACCAACCATTTCCCCACCGCCATTTCCCTTTTTCAGCAATTGCAAGCCAGGGGAATCGCTCCCAACTTGTTTACTTTGAACATCTTAATCAATTGTTGTTGCGGCATGAGTCGTATGACGCTTGCTTTCTCTGCTTTCGCCAAGATTTTCAGGATGGGTTTTCAGCCTGATGCCGTAACCTTGACAACAATCCTGAAAGGCCTCTGTCTCTCTGGTAATGTTCAAAAAGCACTGCACTTTCATGCCACAGCGCTGGCTTATGGATTTCACTTCGACCAAGTCACTTATGGGACCTTGATCAATGGGCTCTGTAAGAACGGGCACACATCAGCTGCTATTCAAGTGTTGAGAAAGATCCCACGGCATGGAATTGTTCCTAATGTCGTAATGTACAGCGCAATTATTGATAGCCTCTGCAAGGTTGCGCTTGTAAGTGATGCTTTTCATTTATATTCTGAAATGCTTGCTAAGGGAATTTCTCCCAATGTTATCACTTACAACACTCTAATTTATGGATTGTGCCTTGCGGGTCAACTCAAGGAAGCCATTCTTTTGCTAAATGATATGATTCTCATAAACATTACTCCAGATGTTTATACCTATAGTACTTTGATCGATGGGCTATGCAAGGAAGGAAAGATCAAAGATGCTAAGAATGTGTTGGGCTTGATGACAAAACATGGTGTGAAACCAAATGTGGTCACTTATAACAGCTTAATGGATGGGCATTGTCTGGTTAATGAGGTAAATAAGGCAAAATTTGTATTCAACACTATGGCTCAAAGCAGAGTGTCACTTAATGTTCGAAGTTACAGTATCATGATTAATGGCTTGTGCAAAAGTAAAATGGTCGATGAAGCCTTGAATCTCTTTGAAGAAATGCGTCATAAGTACTTGGTTCCAAACACGGTAACTTACAACACTCTTATTGATGGCTtgagcaaatcaaagagaatcTCTTGTGCTTTGGAGCTTCTTGTCGAGATGCATGAAAGAGGTCAACCCATTAATGTAGTCACTTACAGTTCCTTGTTGGATGGGATGTTCAATATCAAACGAGTTGACAAGGCATTTATGTTATTCGAGCAAATGAAAGAGAGTGGCATTGATCcagatatatatacatacagCATACTTATAGATGGCCTGTGCAAAAGTGGAAGACTTCAAAATGCAAAAGAGATATTTCAAGATCTTTTCATTAAAGGCTGTCGTCCAAATGTGCGGACATACACCATTATGATCAATGGGCTTTGCAAAGAGGGTCTGCTTCACGAAGCATTGGCACTCATGACAAAAATGGAAGACAATGGTTGCTTACCAGATGCTGTGACTTCTGAAACAATCATTCGTGCTCTATTTGAAAACG TTATACCCGAGGCATAA
- the LOC130979987 gene encoding uncharacterized protein LOC130979987 encodes MEPRSKRFDQLVFHSQNICEFASESEELTAILHHTYDNVMAEMEALKAKRKGRSSLSHEDANLESVNELQSPPRIRTRGRPKNRLGSKLEKQIANATKKKKTKVLSEINVFDAASAAHSNSNQYQGHVMNYQLRVPAAGDNSLGV; translated from the exons atggagccaagaagcaagaggttCGACCAATTGGTTTTTCATTCGCAAAATATTTGCGAATTTGCCTCCGAATCGGAGGAGCTGACTGCAATTCTACACCATACGTACGATAACGTCATGGCCGAGATGGAAGCATTAAAAGCCAAAAGGAAGGGGAGATCTTCTTTATCCCACGAAGACGCCAACTTGGAATCtgttaacgagcttcaaagcccgccaaggattcgaacaagaggacgtccaaaaaacaggctaggttcaaagctagagaaacagattgcaaatgccacaaagaagaagaagacgaaagtTTTAAGCGAG ataaacgtgtttgatgctgcatcagcggCGCATTCAAATTCCAACCAATATCAAGGACACGTTATGAATTATCAGCTCAGGGTACCAGCGGCAGGGGATAActctttgggtgtatag
- the LOC130981318 gene encoding uncharacterized protein LOC130981318, giving the protein MINFVLLCSTPESPKQLQETTPTLPPAPTKIHPAAEDAAALLMMARTATYVPKTDSGMPSFSLGLTDSSQEGASTQETEREKSPETASMLEQLDTLVQKLASNAAKGTNESPQIQRETGGESSAKFETPGGINQITDDMKQKCYIWGTRLKEDANGNTDEYEEICNLIGKGEYILIRSHLASLQAKSDIESQIVSAICLILNQKNEKRFQEQIYCLPPDIVSMALSDHPKGEFISPKTEKEFRVEAYPSFIHFIDRKKLSSHPYIFAPVCHSGHWWLWLINTIKRKCQILDPLHKKALSDERKDINKFTGYVFSRLITYAGGKPLEKGEKEKEIKASDVKISGQKIRYKFLELIEPENIKKGKYEWDNWPQEEVDHYRVEYASWILFSEMNKQRDRAIRESSAIRLSKPSSVLLSPFCQINSADIETGW; this is encoded by the exons ATGATTAATTTTGTGTTACTGTGCAGCACTCCTGAATCTCCCAAGCAACTTCAAGAAACCACACCCACGCTTCCCCCAGCTCCAACTAAAAT TCATCCAGCCGCAGAAGACGCTGCTGCCCTGTTGATGATGGCACGGACAGCAACCTATGTTCCTAAAACAGATTCAGGGATGCCATCATTTAGCCTTGGACTGACTGATTCAAGCCAGGAGGGGGCGTCAACGCAGGAGACAGAAAGGGAAAAATCTCCAGAAACTGCAAGTATGCTAGAACAATTAGACACTTTGGTCCAAAAATTAGCAAGCAATGCGGCGAAGGGAACAAACGAAAGTCCACAAATTCAGAGGGAGACTGGGGGAGAAAGTTCTGCAAAGTTTGAAACTCCAGGGGGAATAAATCAAATTACAGATGATATGAAACAAAAGTGCTACATCTGGGGGACGAGACTGAAGGAAGACGCAAATGGCAATACTGACGAGTATGAGGAGATTTGCAATCTGATTGGCAAAGGAGAATACATTTTGATCAGATCGCACCTTGCATCCCTCCAGGCAAAAAGTGATATAGAATCTCAG ATTGTATCTGCCATCTGCCTCATCCTAAaccagaaaaatgaaaagaggtTTCAGGAACAAATATACTGCCTCCCCCCCGATATTGTG AGCATGGCACTTTCGGATCACCCAAAGGGGGAATTCATATCCCCGAAAACGGAAAAGGAATTCAGGGTGGAAGCCTACCCGAGTTTCATTCACTTCatagatagaaaaaaattaagttcgcatccatat ATTTTTGCTCCTGTTTGCCACTCGGGACATTGGTGGTTATGGCTAATAAATACAATAAAGCGGAAATGTCAAATACTTGACCCGCTACACAAAAAAGCTCTAAGCGATGAGAGAAAGGACATTAATAAATTCACT GGATATGTATTTTCAAGATTGATAACATATGCCGGCGGGAAACCTCTGGAGAAAGGCGAGAaggaaaaggaaattaaagcaTCAGATGTTAAAATATCAGGGCAAAAAATAAGGTATAAATTT CTTGAGTTAATTGAGCCGGaaaacatcaaaaaggggaagtatgaATGGGATAATTGGCCACAG GAGGAGGTGGACCACTATAGAGTGGAGTATGCTTCCTGGATACTATTCAGTGAGATGAATAAACAGAGAGATCGGGCAATTAGAGAGAGTAGTGCTATAAGGCTGTCGAAGCCATCCTCTGTATTATTGAGTCCATTTTGTCAGATTAATTCTGCTGATATAGAAACTGG GTGGTGA